In Marispirochaeta aestuarii, the following proteins share a genomic window:
- a CDS encoding YbaK/EbsC family protein gives MSIESVREYFSTLNMEDRILEFDVSSATVELAARALSCEPKRIAKTMSFLLDDRCVLIVTAGDARIDNAKYKKLFGKKAKMLSPEQVEALTGHRVGGVCPFAVPEGTPVYLDFSLKRFTTVFPACGSSNSAIELSPEELERYSRAESWIDVCKDWI, from the coding sequence ATGTCAATTGAGTCAGTCAGGGAATATTTCAGCACCTTGAATATGGAAGACAGGATCCTCGAGTTTGATGTCTCAAGCGCCACCGTCGAGCTTGCGGCCAGGGCTTTGAGCTGCGAGCCGAAACGAATTGCCAAAACGATGTCCTTTCTGCTGGATGACAGATGTGTATTAATCGTGACGGCCGGGGATGCAAGGATCGATAACGCGAAATACAAAAAGCTCTTCGGTAAAAAGGCAAAGATGCTAAGCCCGGAGCAGGTGGAAGCATTAACCGGGCACCGGGTGGGCGGGGTGTGCCCCTTCGCCGTGCCCGAGGGTACGCCGGTGTATCTCGATTTCTCCCTGAAGAGGTTTACCACGGTCTTTCCCGCCTGCGGGAGCAGCAACAGCGCTATAGAGCTCAGCCCGGAGGAGCTGGAGAGATATTCCCGGGCTGAATCCTGGATCGATGTCTGCAAGGACTGGATCTGA
- a CDS encoding GyrI-like domain-containing protein — translation MEIREVKEQRTLAMRFTTPVSKLSAIMGQHYGEIAAFMQQKGIPFAGAPFALYHNMDMEALDVEIGFPVQKAVEGDDRIQAGTLPGGRVLYTLYTGPYSEIEKPYGELMDYIQKHKLKTASVSYEYYLNDPATTPEKELRTEIYFPLED, via the coding sequence ATGGAAATCAGAGAAGTCAAAGAACAGCGCACCCTGGCAATGCGCTTTACCACCCCCGTGAGCAAACTGTCTGCGATCATGGGTCAGCATTACGGAGAGATCGCCGCCTTCATGCAGCAGAAGGGAATTCCCTTTGCCGGCGCTCCCTTTGCTCTTTACCACAATATGGACATGGAGGCCCTGGATGTGGAGATCGGGTTTCCGGTCCAGAAGGCCGTCGAAGGAGACGACAGAATTCAGGCTGGGACCCTGCCGGGAGGCAGGGTCCTGTATACCCTGTACACTGGACCCTACTCCGAAATAGAGAAACCCTACGGAGAGCTGATGGACTATATACAGAAACACAAGCTGAAAACCGCATCAGTCAGCTACGAGTATTACCTGAACGATCCGGCAACGACCCCGGAAAAGGAGCTCCGGACGGAGATCTACTTCCCTCTGGAAGATTAG
- a CDS encoding RidA family protein — protein MKILYLNPDNMAEPRGYSHTISVSGNHRTIYIGGQNAIDEKGDLVGKNDLELQTEQVLINIRKVLAAADAKLENVIKFIIHILQGQDPLDGFRAFQKQWGDNQRFPAVTVQFVPGLGHPDWLVEIDAIAAVPE, from the coding sequence ATGAAAATACTGTATTTAAATCCGGACAACATGGCAGAACCCAGGGGATATTCTCATACCATATCCGTATCGGGAAACCACAGAACAATCTACATTGGCGGGCAGAATGCGATAGACGAAAAGGGCGATCTTGTCGGTAAAAACGATCTGGAGCTGCAGACAGAACAAGTACTGATCAACATTCGCAAGGTATTGGCTGCCGCAGATGCAAAACTCGAGAATGTCATCAAGTTTATCATTCATATTCTGCAGGGACAGGATCCCCTGGACGGTTTTCGGGCCTTTCAGAAACAATGGGGTGATAACCAGAGGTTTCCCGCAGTTACCGTTCAGTTTGTCCCTGGTTTGGGGCATCCTGACTGGCTGGTTGAAATAGACGCCATCGCGGCAGTTCCGGAATAA
- a CDS encoding DUF7670 domain-containing protein, with protein MIGFISTRVIRWTARILSALIILIGLPFYFGYGSPLPFADPAYSTLDNLWLIIFPLMFIGLGLGWRYEKLGAVLVLMPLSIGFAAGMITEGEIPVFMGVPFLAGLLYGISEFTRPHAKG; from the coding sequence ATGATTGGTTTTATCAGTACAAGGGTAATCCGCTGGACAGCTCGGATTCTGTCTGCCCTTATAATTCTTATAGGCCTTCCTTTTTATTTCGGATACGGGAGTCCTCTGCCTTTTGCTGATCCCGCTTATTCCACACTGGATAATCTCTGGCTGATTATATTCCCGCTGATGTTTATCGGCCTGGGGCTCGGCTGGAGGTATGAGAAATTGGGCGCTGTGCTGGTGCTTATGCCCCTCAGTATCGGTTTTGCTGCAGGTATGATAACCGAAGGCGAGATTCCTGTGTTTATGGGTGTTCCCTTTCTTGCCGGTCTGCTCTATGGTATATCAGAATTCACGCGACCCCACGCTAAAGGATGA
- a CDS encoding helix-turn-helix transcriptional regulator produces the protein MKLDRLLSEIIFLLNREMVSASSLAERFGVSRRTIQRDMECIELAGIPIFTLQGPQGGYGIVESYKMERQLMSVDDFYYIVTALKGVAGSLDDEHLDSTLQKVQTLLPRTSTDIFFGRNEKLSLDFSMLGGDQRHREAFKIVREAVEHERLLRFRYTNNKLESTTRIVEPLTIAFRWRSWYLYAYCRNREDYRLFRISRIQDPEILASIIHRRELSFEQFLEDNYRKVSTEALEIELKFAPIMRAMVEEYYEPRLCRILDDGSLLVRTRMPEDGWLYGYILSFGEYVEVLKPHRLRKIIAETAGKIEKIY, from the coding sequence ATGAAGCTGGACCGCCTGCTGTCGGAGATCATTTTTCTGCTGAACCGGGAGATGGTCAGTGCCTCCTCCCTGGCTGAACGTTTCGGTGTTTCCAGGCGGACCATACAGCGGGACATGGAGTGCATCGAACTCGCGGGAATTCCCATCTTTACCCTGCAGGGCCCCCAGGGAGGCTATGGAATAGTGGAATCCTACAAGATGGAACGCCAGCTGATGAGCGTCGACGATTTCTACTACATTGTAACAGCTTTGAAAGGGGTTGCCGGTTCCCTGGATGACGAACACCTGGACAGCACCCTGCAGAAAGTGCAGACCCTTCTGCCCAGGACATCAACCGATATCTTCTTCGGCAGGAACGAGAAGCTGTCCCTGGACTTCAGTATGCTTGGCGGCGATCAGAGACACCGGGAAGCCTTCAAGATTGTACGGGAAGCTGTGGAACATGAACGTCTGCTGCGGTTTCGCTATACCAATAACAAACTGGAATCCACCACCCGAATCGTGGAACCCCTCACAATCGCTTTTCGCTGGAGATCCTGGTACCTGTACGCCTACTGCAGAAACAGGGAAGACTACCGCCTGTTCAGAATATCCCGCATCCAGGACCCGGAAATACTGGCATCGATCATACACCGCAGAGAGCTCTCCTTTGAGCAGTTCCTGGAAGATAATTACCGGAAAGTCTCTACCGAAGCCCTTGAAATTGAGCTGAAATTCGCCCCGATCATGCGGGCCATGGTGGAGGAGTACTACGAACCAAGGCTGTGCCGTATTCTGGATGACGGAAGTCTGCTTGTCCGAACAAGGATGCCCGAAGACGGATGGCTCTACGGTTACATACTCTCCTTTGGTGAATATGTGGAGGTTCTGAAGCCCCATCGGCTGCGGAAGATTATTGCGGAAACTGCGGGAAAAATAGAAAAAATTTACTGA
- a CDS encoding SRPBCC domain-containing protein — MSEKITVETQVEKDTPSVWNSWTSPEHIIHWNFASHDWICPHAENNLKPGGRFSYRMEAKDGSGGFDFSGEYLLVDVNKTIEFSLDDGRKTTVRFSSVDDATKIEETFDADKSTPLEMQKNGWQAILDNFKKYTEGL, encoded by the coding sequence ATGAGCGAAAAAATTACCGTCGAAACACAAGTAGAAAAAGATACGCCCTCGGTCTGGAACAGCTGGACATCTCCGGAACATATTATCCACTGGAATTTCGCTTCTCACGACTGGATATGTCCGCATGCAGAAAACAATCTGAAACCGGGCGGCAGATTTTCTTATCGTATGGAAGCAAAGGACGGGAGCGGGGGATTCGATTTTTCCGGGGAGTACCTTCTCGTTGATGTCAATAAGACCATCGAGTTCTCCCTTGATGACGGCAGAAAAACTACCGTCCGATTTTCATCTGTTGATGATGCTACGAAAATTGAAGAAACCTTCGATGCAGACAAATCGACTCCGTTGGAAATGCAGAAAAATGGTTGGCAGGCAATATTGGATAATTTCAAGAAATACACAGAAGGATTATAA
- a CDS encoding nitroreductase family protein translates to MDFFEVIEKRFSVRGYIDREVEQEKLDRILEAGRLAPTACNLQAFRILVIPTEKYAERLKKIYSSSFFSKAPLVLGVYADYDACWVRGDGKNYAYVDAAIVMDHMILAAAAQGLGTCWIGAFDSQAARDFAGFGPQWEPVAFTPLGYTERTPREKQRKNLDDLVRYM, encoded by the coding sequence ATGGATTTTTTCGAAGTCATTGAGAAACGCTTCAGTGTCCGTGGATATATTGACAGGGAAGTAGAACAGGAAAAACTCGACAGGATTCTCGAGGCAGGCCGCCTTGCGCCGACGGCATGCAATCTGCAGGCCTTCAGGATTCTGGTTATCCCGACAGAAAAGTACGCAGAAAGGCTGAAGAAGATCTATTCCAGCTCCTTTTTCAGCAAGGCACCTCTGGTACTCGGGGTCTATGCGGATTACGATGCATGCTGGGTCCGGGGTGACGGAAAAAATTACGCCTATGTGGACGCCGCCATCGTAATGGACCACATGATACTGGCCGCTGCAGCCCAGGGGCTCGGTACCTGCTGGATCGGGGCCTTCGACAGCCAGGCGGCCAGAGATTTCGCCGGGTTCGGTCCGCAATGGGAGCCGGTGGCTTTTACTCCCCTGGGATATACCGAACGGACTCCCCGGGAGAAACAGCGGAAGAATCTCGATGACCTGGTAAGGTATATGTAA
- a CDS encoding YeeE/YedE thiosulfate transporter family protein has protein sequence MAFTFVVTGIVMGLIFGFAIEKSRVFEPGMMVGLFQFRNLTVLKVFLSAIATSMVVISVLNILGLVDPGPKAAVYPATIAGGLIFGAGVALAGGCPTTLPAQIGAGYKDAWAVLAGGVFGVVIYGYFEPLLSGLNQGPGKITIPQSLGLPFWALGFPVAIIIAIFLGVLERRRPWKSEMGKDYNGDF, from the coding sequence ATGGCATTTACATTTGTTGTTACGGGTATAGTAATGGGGCTGATTTTCGGCTTTGCCATAGAAAAAAGCCGTGTTTTTGAGCCAGGAATGATGGTCGGACTCTTTCAGTTCAGGAACCTCACCGTGCTCAAGGTTTTTCTCTCCGCCATAGCGACGTCAATGGTGGTGATTTCCGTTCTTAATATTCTGGGACTTGTTGATCCGGGTCCGAAGGCTGCTGTTTATCCCGCCACTATCGCCGGCGGACTGATTTTCGGTGCAGGTGTCGCCCTTGCAGGGGGCTGTCCCACAACCCTTCCGGCACAGATCGGAGCGGGATACAAGGATGCCTGGGCTGTTCTGGCGGGGGGTGTGTTCGGAGTTGTGATATACGGATACTTTGAGCCCCTGCTTTCGGGGCTGAATCAGGGACCTGGGAAAATCACGATTCCCCAAAGCCTGGGGCTGCCTTTCTGGGCCCTGGGGTTTCCGGTGGCGATTATCATCGCAATTTTTCTTGGCGTTCTTGAACGCCGCCGTCCGTGGAAGTCAGAAATGGGTAAAGATTACAATGGAGACTTTTAG
- a CDS encoding HD domain-containing protein, protein MSADFGITDNSRLERQLDFLVEIDKVKNILRKSRLFDASRFENDAEHSWTISLMAILLKEYADFEVNIEKVLVMLLIHDIVEIDAGDTFLYAEARESAHIEEEKAARRIFGMLDADQRDYFIGVWHEFEARQSNEARFAAVFDRLEPLLQNFLNEGFTWKKNNISCAMVIEKNRQIAEGSPRIWDFVQKLLKIAVQRGYFPEPEA, encoded by the coding sequence ATGTCGGCAGATTTTGGAATCACTGATAACAGTCGCCTGGAGAGACAGCTTGATTTTCTTGTCGAGATAGACAAAGTCAAGAACATCCTGCGAAAGTCCCGGCTTTTTGATGCTTCCCGTTTCGAAAATGACGCGGAGCACTCATGGACAATCAGCCTGATGGCGATCCTTCTGAAGGAGTACGCGGACTTTGAGGTAAATATCGAGAAGGTCCTGGTTATGCTCCTTATCCATGATATCGTCGAGATCGATGCGGGGGATACCTTTCTGTACGCGGAAGCACGGGAATCCGCCCATATCGAGGAGGAGAAGGCGGCGCGGAGGATTTTCGGCATGCTGGATGCCGACCAGCGGGATTATTTTATCGGGGTCTGGCATGAATTCGAGGCCCGTCAGTCGAATGAAGCCCGTTTTGCCGCCGTATTCGATCGTCTTGAACCCCTGCTTCAAAACTTTCTCAATGAAGGCTTTACCTGGAAAAAAAACAACATTTCCTGTGCCATGGTGATCGAGAAGAACAGACAGATCGCGGAGGGGTCCCCCCGAATCTGGGATTTTGTGCAGAAGCTGCTGAAGATCGCTGTTCAGAGGGGCTATTTTCCGGAACCGGAAGCTTGA
- a CDS encoding PAS domain S-box protein: MTRHSASGEQPDLTMFFSLSPDLLCIADTSGIILKTNMAWKDILGYEPETMEGINFLEFIHPSERKQTLAAVRRNLNSAGSIASFENRIQHTEGGYHDLEWRAIRRDKLIYATARDVTERKRAEHSLLLLSKAVEHNPVSVVITDTSGTISYVNEKFTELTGYKPDEAIGENPGILKSGEQDCAFYTDLWNAISSGKSWRGVFHNRKKNGELYWESALIAPILKESGEISNYVAIKEDITLRKSIEDKLRQSNELLNLFFRQSLDGFFFMMLDRPLEWNESTDKDAALDYAFSHQKITRINRAMLDQYGAEEENFIGLTPADFYQHDMEYGKKVWREFFDNGTLHVDTTEKKFDGTPMTIEGDYICLYDEEGRITGHFGVQRDVSFEREVKEKLRESEERFRQLAENIDQIFFLRTEHRMLYVSPAYEKIFGRSCQSLYDNPDSYQEVIHPEDKNEVLRWYTEDKSEYEYRIILPDGSERWIWASTFPVHSSSGDTQRIAGIARDISERKQLEKQLHEVSIRDTLTGLYNRRHLFEILGALIEKVERGEEIFSLAILDIDHFKSINDNYGHVAGDLVLKEFAQILSRSIRGYDTLGRFGGEEFLIVFTGMAQEKAHKMMDRILAAVREMSIPYGEAAISFTFSCGIADSRVCMQQGCDLEKIINEADTKLYRAKRAGRNRIYSS, from the coding sequence ATGACCCGACACAGCGCTTCCGGCGAACAACCGGACCTTACGATGTTTTTTTCCCTCAGCCCTGACCTGCTCTGCATCGCAGATACAAGCGGAATCATCCTCAAAACAAATATGGCCTGGAAAGATATTCTGGGGTACGAACCGGAAACCATGGAAGGAATAAATTTCCTGGAATTTATACATCCTTCCGAGAGAAAACAGACCCTTGCTGCTGTTCGCAGGAACCTGAACAGCGCAGGCTCCATAGCTTCCTTTGAAAACCGGATACAACACACCGAAGGCGGCTATCATGACCTCGAATGGCGGGCCATCAGACGAGACAAGCTTATCTACGCAACAGCCAGGGATGTAACAGAGCGAAAGCGGGCCGAACACAGCCTTCTGCTGCTTTCCAAGGCAGTTGAACACAACCCTGTCTCGGTAGTCATAACGGATACATCGGGAACAATCTCCTACGTCAACGAAAAATTCACCGAATTGACCGGCTATAAACCGGATGAAGCCATAGGTGAGAACCCCGGCATACTGAAATCGGGCGAACAGGATTGCGCCTTTTATACAGATCTCTGGAATGCCATCAGTTCGGGGAAAAGCTGGAGGGGAGTCTTCCATAACAGGAAAAAAAACGGAGAACTCTACTGGGAGTCCGCACTTATTGCTCCTATTTTAAAGGAGTCCGGAGAAATTTCCAATTATGTGGCCATAAAAGAGGACATCACCCTCAGGAAATCAATCGAAGACAAACTGCGACAGAGCAATGAGCTTTTAAATCTGTTTTTCCGCCAGTCCCTTGACGGATTCTTCTTCATGATGCTGGACCGGCCCCTGGAGTGGAATGAGTCGACAGACAAGGATGCGGCTCTGGACTATGCCTTTTCCCATCAGAAGATAACGCGAATCAACCGGGCAATGCTGGATCAGTACGGAGCGGAGGAAGAGAATTTTATCGGACTGACCCCCGCCGATTTTTATCAGCACGATATGGAGTACGGCAAAAAAGTCTGGAGAGAGTTCTTCGATAACGGAACGCTCCATGTGGACACTACGGAAAAGAAATTCGACGGAACACCGATGACCATCGAGGGAGACTATATCTGTCTCTACGATGAAGAAGGCAGGATCACAGGACACTTCGGTGTACAGAGAGATGTTTCCTTCGAGAGAGAAGTCAAGGAGAAGCTTCGGGAAAGCGAAGAACGCTTCAGACAACTGGCGGAGAATATTGACCAGATATTCTTTCTGCGTACGGAACACAGAATGCTCTATGTAAGCCCCGCGTATGAAAAAATCTTCGGGCGAAGCTGTCAGAGTCTGTACGACAATCCAGATTCTTATCAGGAAGTCATCCATCCGGAGGACAAAAACGAGGTTCTGCGCTGGTATACGGAGGACAAATCCGAATATGAGTACAGAATCATTTTACCAGACGGCAGCGAACGCTGGATTTGGGCCTCCACATTTCCAGTGCACAGCTCCAGCGGAGATACTCAGCGGATAGCCGGAATCGCCAGAGACATAAGTGAGCGTAAACAGCTGGAGAAGCAGCTTCATGAAGTCTCCATCAGAGACACCCTCACCGGCCTGTACAACCGCAGGCATCTCTTCGAGATTCTGGGAGCCTTGATTGAAAAGGTTGAACGCGGGGAAGAAATATTCTCCCTGGCAATTCTGGATATCGACCATTTCAAGTCCATAAATGACAACTACGGCCATGTCGCCGGAGACCTGGTCCTGAAGGAATTTGCACAAATACTCTCCCGGAGCATTCGCGGATACGATACCCTGGGCCGTTTCGGGGGCGAAGAGTTTCTTATTGTGTTCACCGGAATGGCACAGGAAAAAGCCCATAAAATGATGGACAGAATACTTGCCGCCGTCAGAGAAATGTCGATTCCCTACGGGGAAGCAGCAATCAGCTTTACCTTCAGCTGCGGTATTGCAGATTCAAGGGTCTGCATGCAGCAGGGGTGCGATCTGGAAAAGATTATCAACGAGGCGGACACCAAGCTGTACCGGGCAAAAAGGGCAGGCAGGAACCGGATTTACTCTTCCTGA
- a CDS encoding DUF1697 domain-containing protein: protein MYMPGNCFHITWVAGKLNSIKGDRKNVKYTALLRGINVGGKNKVEMKRLKDIFASLDCSNVSTYIKSGNVFFESDQIRDRLHEKIMDSLSNEYGFQIPLLIKTHQEIRRIADAIPLNWKNDSEQKTDVAFLFPEIDFEETADSLPVKKEFIDLKYVEGAIIWNVKREFLNKSQLTKIIGHPLYQSMTVRNVNTARFLADNM from the coding sequence ATGTACATGCCAGGGAATTGTTTCCACATCACCTGGGTCGCCGGGAAACTTAATTCAATAAAAGGAGATCGGAAAAACGTGAAATACACTGCGCTGCTGAGAGGAATCAACGTCGGGGGCAAAAACAAGGTTGAAATGAAGAGACTTAAAGATATCTTTGCGTCTCTGGACTGTAGCAATGTCTCGACGTACATCAAATCAGGAAATGTATTCTTTGAATCCGATCAGATTCGGGACAGGCTTCACGAGAAAATCATGGACAGCCTGAGCAATGAATATGGATTCCAGATTCCCCTGCTTATTAAAACACACCAGGAAATTCGAAGGATCGCTGATGCCATTCCGCTGAACTGGAAGAATGACTCGGAACAGAAAACAGATGTCGCCTTTCTTTTTCCGGAAATAGATTTTGAAGAAACAGCCGACAGCCTGCCGGTTAAGAAGGAATTTATTGATCTCAAATATGTCGAAGGGGCAATAATCTGGAACGTTAAAAGGGAGTTTTTAAACAAAAGTCAGTTGACGAAAATCATCGGCCATCCGCTGTATCAATCAATGACGGTAAGAAACGTAAATACCGCACGATTTTTAGCGGATAATATGTAA
- a CDS encoding mannonate dehydratase, producing MKSSLKIGFGFYRHMLNDDNYRFARQAGATHAVVHLTDYTGQLKGAPVTDDQPIDGENGWGSTSGDREIWSVSSLTDLKKRMAAHGIDLYALENFDPAHWYDVLLAGPRRDEQIEWIREIIRNMGQAGISVMGYNFSLAGVAGRVHGPFARGGAESVGVSGVDDTPIPKGMVWNMAYESTRTGEMLPEISHEELWERLRYFLERVVPVAEEAGVTMAAHPDDPPAERVRRQPRLIYRDALYRKLFGLVESPASRAELCLGTVQEMQGSDVYRLTEELVRERKVAYIHFRNVVGKIPEYHEVFVDEGDIDMPRIIRILVENGYDGVIIPDHTPQMSCAAPWHAGMAYALGYMRGLCQVYG from the coding sequence ATGAAGAGCAGCCTGAAAATCGGTTTTGGATTTTACCGGCATATGCTGAATGACGACAACTACCGCTTTGCCCGGCAGGCGGGTGCTACCCACGCGGTTGTACACCTGACAGACTACACCGGACAGCTGAAAGGCGCACCCGTCACGGATGATCAGCCCATTGACGGCGAGAACGGCTGGGGGAGTACCTCCGGGGATCGGGAGATCTGGAGCGTCTCTTCCCTGACTGATTTGAAGAAACGCATGGCGGCTCACGGCATTGATCTCTATGCCCTGGAAAACTTTGATCCTGCCCACTGGTACGATGTACTCCTTGCCGGTCCCCGGAGGGATGAACAGATTGAATGGATCAGGGAGATCATTCGCAACATGGGCCAGGCCGGCATATCTGTAATGGGATATAACTTCAGCCTGGCCGGTGTTGCCGGCCGGGTTCACGGTCCCTTTGCCCGGGGCGGCGCGGAGTCGGTGGGGGTCTCCGGTGTGGATGATACCCCGATACCGAAAGGAATGGTCTGGAATATGGCCTACGAAAGCACCCGTACCGGAGAGATGCTCCCGGAGATTTCCCACGAGGAACTCTGGGAACGGCTGCGCTATTTTCTGGAGCGCGTTGTTCCCGTGGCCGAGGAGGCCGGCGTTACCATGGCCGCCCATCCGGATGATCCTCCCGCGGAGCGGGTACGCCGGCAGCCGCGGCTGATCTACCGGGATGCACTTTACCGGAAGCTCTTCGGTCTGGTGGAGAGTCCTGCAAGCAGGGCAGAACTGTGCCTGGGTACGGTTCAGGAGATGCAGGGAAGCGATGTGTACCGTTTAACCGAAGAGCTCGTCAGGGAGAGGAAAGTCGCCTATATTCATTTTCGTAATGTTGTGGGCAAGATTCCCGAATACCACGAGGTTTTTGTTGACGAAGGTGACATCGATATGCCCCGCATTATCCGTATCCTTGTGGAGAACGGCTACGACGGGGTTATTATCCCTGACCATACCCCGCAGATGAGCTGTGCCGCTCCCTGGCATGCCGGAATGGCCTATGCCCTGGGGTATATGAGGGGATTGTGCCAGGTTTACGGCTGA